TGCGCGCAGCCTAGGCCAGTTGACTGAGCAAGCGACAGCACTCTAGTTTTCACTTGCTCAGGCAAGTTATCAACCAGAGGACGAGACATGGATCTGCAGTTGGCGGGCAAGAGGGCGTTCATCAGCGGGTCGACGCAGGGGATCGGCTACGCCACCGCTCAGGCCGTTGCTGCCGAGGGGGTGGCGGTCGTCCTCCACGGCCGAACGTCCGGGAGGGTCGAGGAGGCCGTCGCCCGCTTGCGAGCGGAGGAGCACGGCGTCGCGGTGTCGGGGGTCGCCGGCGACTTCGCAGACGACACCCAGGTCCGGGAGGTGCTCGGTGCCCTCAGTGCCGTCGACATCCTGATCAACAATGTCGGCCTGTTCGAGGTCAAGCCTTTCGCGGAGGTCACCGACGAGGACTGGCAGCTGTTCTTCGACGTCAACGTCATGAGTGCCGTCCGTCTGTCCCGACAGCTCCTGCCCGAGATGCTCGCCCGAGGTTGGGGCCGCATCGTCTTCGTGAGCAGCGAGTCCGGCGTCAACGTCCCGGCGGACATGCTCCACTACGGTGTCACCAAGGCGGCTCTGCTCGCGCTCAGCAACGGCCTCGCCAAGTTGACGCGCGGCACCGAGGTCACGGTGAACGCTCTCGTCGGAGGTCCGACGTACTCGGACGGCGTCGCGACAGCGGTCCGGTCCATCGCCGAGACCCAGGGCGTCTCCGAGGCGGACCTGAAGGCTGCCATCGCTCGGGGGAACACCACCTCGCTCGTCCAGCGGTTCCTCGAGCCTGCCGAACTGGCCTCGTTCACGACCTACCTGGCCAGCCCGCTCTCCGCCGCCACGAACGGCAGCGCCCTGCGTGCCGACGGCGGCACGCTCGTCCAGCTGCTGTGACCCGGGACAGCCACCGGTCGAGCAGCACGCCCGCCGGGGTCGGTGACGTCGCGACATCCGGAGGTGGGCGGCGGGGCCGTTCAAGGCTACGGCTACGCCCACGGCGAGGGAGATGACGAGGTCGACGGCGGCACGGAGGGTGGTGACAGAGACGAGTACCTCGACCACGCCTTGGCGGCCCGGCCGCTGGGTGCTGGACACTCAGCGGCGCACGTCCATCAGCGTGGACCCGTCATCTACCGCCGGGAAGCTCAGGGCTCCGGCACGATCGCCGCGAGTGGCGGAGGGTCGAGCGGTTTGGCGAACCACCGGTCAGCAAAGGGCTCGGCGTTGAAACGATCGACCTCGAGGTAACCGGCTGACCGGTACAGCGCGATGGCTTCCCTCAGCACGTCGTTGGTCTCCAGCCGCACGTGCGTCGAGCCGTGCTCTCGGGCCAGGTCCTCGAGGTGGGCGAGGAGGCGGCGACCCAGACCCTGGCCGCGGGCCGCTTCCGCGACCCACATGCGCTTGATGTCGCTGACGTGCTGTGGGTGGTGCTTGACCGCACCGCACCCCACGGCCTCGCCATCGAGGTACGCGACGACGAAGGCTCCATGCGGTGGCCGGACCTCGTGCGGCTCCGCTGTCGCCCCTTGCCGGGGATCGAAGCCGCGCCGTGGCGCGCGGCGGTTGAGCTCACAGACATAGGCGGCGAGACAACGCCGAGCGTCCGGGCTCTCAGGATCCACCTGGTTCAACTCCACGAAGGCCCACCTCCCGCAGCCACACGACAACATGCGGTCCCGACGGTACTGAACGGGGGTGCCGTCGGCGACCGTCCTACGGAGCGCCGCGGTGACCGACCGTCGTGGGGGACGCGCAGTGGCCGATCCTCGTGCGGGAGGTACGCCGTGGCGGACCTCGTGCAACCACGGAGGAGCGACCTTCCTTCGAGACATGGTGCTAGAGCTGGTCCTCCGCCAGGGTGCACGTGGTCGCTGTCGCCATTGCTATGGTCGGCGATGAATTGGCCTCGGGGGTTGACTCGGACAGAGAGGCCGGTCTCGATGGCATTGGACACCTTCCCCGATCTGTCGCACGTGGTCGCCCGGTCGCCGCGGTTGGACGCGCGCTGGCAGCGGCTGATGCAGTCGGTGGGGCACATGGCGCGCGATTTCACGGTCGCGGGCCGTCTGGAGCGGGCGGTCGAGGCGACGTTGGAGACGGCGGGCGCCCGGCTGGCAGCGATCGCGCTCTACCGTGAGGACGGGACGATCGACCATCTCGTGTGCAGCAGCACCGATCCCGCCGACCTCGCCGAGGTGCGGAGCCGGATCTCAGGAGATGCTGGCAGCTCCACCCAGCCGGGTTCAGAGCCGGTGCTCGAGCTGCCGGTGCACAGCGAGAAGGGTGAGCTGCTAGGTCGGCTCTGGGCCTTCGGTCGCAGCGACAGTTCCGCCCGTGAGTTCAGCCCCGACGACCGTCTCCTCGCGGAGAACCTGGCCGACACGGCGGGGGTGGCCGTTGCCTGCGCGACCGCGCACGAGCAGGCGCACTACCGCGGCAACTGGCTGGACGCCATGGCCACGATCAGCCTGGAACTGATGGAACGCGACTACCAGCCGGTCCGTGTCGCTCAGCACATCGCTGAGCTCGTCCAACGCCTCACTGGCGCCCGCACCGTGACCGTCGAGGTTCCCGATCCCGACGACCCAGCCCAGCTCGAGGTGCGGGTAGCAGCAGGAGCCGGTGCCGACCAGCTGATCGGCACCACCTTCGCCCGTGCCGGCACCCTGGAGGACGAAGCCATGGGTACCGGCGAAGGTCAGCAGAGCCGGGACGGGACCAGGCCGAGCGCTCACCGTGCCCCCGACATCGGGGAGGTCTTGGCGGCGCCTCTCCAGGGCGGGCCCACGGGCAGTCGAGGCGTCATCGTCGCCAGCAGAGGAGCCGGCCAACCGGGATTTCGTCGCAGCGACCTCGTCATGCTCGAAGACTTCGCTCGACAGGTGGTCCGGACGCTGGAGACCAGCAATCTCCGACGAGCGGAGGAACAGCTCAAGCTCGTGGAAGAGAGGGACCGCATCGCCAAAGCGCTCCAGGACAACGTCATCCAACGACTCTTCGCCCTCGGACTGCAGCTGCAACACCTCAACCGGTCCCGCCTCCAGCTCGGCGAGATCGATGAGCTGCTCAGCGACCTCGACGAAAGCATCCGTCAGATCCGTACCGCTCTCACCATGTGAGCCTTGCGGGCGCACTCACCGACGTCCAGTGCGCTCGAGCGGCTCCGCCTCGAACCGTGCACAGCGGGGCTGGCCCTTGCAGAGTCGCAGGCCGCGGCGCGCCTCTCGCGCGGAGACGTCACTGGCCGACCTCATGAGCGACAGTCGGGCCTGCCGCGCGGAGCCGCGGTAGCCGGCTGCACCCACCGCCGAGCGCTGAGGTGCGGGTGTGATGTGCGGCTCACCTCCCGAGGGAGGGTCCCGCTCGACTTCCGCTACCAGGCCTGCACGGCTGGGCGTGCTTGCCGGCCTACGACGAACCACACCGATTGGTGGGCCGACCCTGCTGCGGGACACACGCAGAAGTCCACCCCGCGCGGACGCCTGGGGTCGCGGACCCTGGTGCACGACGAACACAAGCCGACCTCAGCCTCATGCGCTGGGCTGATCTGCGTTCGGTGGTCGGAAGGCGATCTCGCCGTCAATCGTGCCCCGGCTCTTCAGCCGGTCAGGACCACGGCCGATAGCAGTCGAACGTCTCCTGGTCGACCACGAGACCGTCCCTGATCGTCAGCAGCGCCGCGACGTCGGCCACCAGCTCGAGGCCGGCTGGGTATGGCCCGGCGTCCATCCCGACCGTGCCGCGCCAAGTGGCGCGGACCGCTGCCCGCTCCCCAGCCGTCAGGATCTCGTGCACCTCGAAAACCTGTTCGCGCAGCAGCGACTTGCCCGCCCGGAAGCCGCTCAGGGTCGTCTGGAGGTCGCGGACTGCGCCGCCTGGGGTGAGGGCGTTGGGGTGCTCGACCACCCGCAGGTCCGGGCTCAGCAGCGCTCGCAGATCGTCCTCGGTGGAGCCGAGATCGCAGGCGACGGCGTAGTACCCGCGAACAACATCCTCGGTGTCGGAGTCCATGAGGGGAGAATACACAACTAAGGTTGTGGGATGGAAGACTCGCTGCCGTCTCTCGATCTGTCGTCCGCGCTCACCTTGCTGGGCGATGCCGTCAGCCGAGCCGTCGTCGGGGCACTCAAGGGCACCGGCCTGCGGCACGGGCACGGCTACCTCGTCCAGCGGCTCCTCGTGGGCCCGGCCACTGCCACCGAACTGGCCGACGAACTCGGCATCACCCAGCAGGCGGTGTCCAAGACCGTCAAGGAGCTCATCGACCTGGGCCACCTCGAGACGGTGCCCGACCCGACCGACCACCGACGCCGGCCGGTCCGCCTGACCCCTCGCGGCGTCGAGGCGGTGGAGCGAGCCCGCGCTGCTCGCACCGAGGTCGAGTCACGGATCCGGGCCGCCCTGGGCCAGGAACGGACAGACAGGGCCATGGCAGACATCCAGGCCATGCTCAACGCCCTCGGGCTGTCCGAGGACATCCGTCGCCGCACCGTCTCGCCGCCAGGCCCTGAGCTGTGACCGCTCGTTCGCTGCATCGGGTGCATGCCGCGCGCGACGGCCTGGGAGGTTCCCGTTCGTCACCCCACCAGTACGCAGTAGTCAACCCTCGTCCGGGACGCACGCAGTAGCGGCCCTCGTGCGGGACGTCGGTGGCTCGGAGCCCGTGAGCGTACGTCTCGGAGGAGGTGCTTCTGGGGGACAGACCTAGACCGTCCGGCAAGGGGCGCTGGCTCAAGGTTGAGCGAGGACTGCGGTGGCAAGCGCGCTGTCGCGGACACCTGCGCGCAGTTCGTCCTGGACCCAGCGGCCGAGGTCGGTGAAGGCGTCGACATCGGACCGGCTGAGGAGGCGGGGGTGGTGGTCGAGCAGGCAGAAGACGCCGACTGGTTCCCCGGT
The window above is part of the Friedmanniella luteola genome. Proteins encoded here:
- a CDS encoding SDR family NAD(P)-dependent oxidoreductase, translating into MDLQLAGKRAFISGSTQGIGYATAQAVAAEGVAVVLHGRTSGRVEEAVARLRAEEHGVAVSGVAGDFADDTQVREVLGALSAVDILINNVGLFEVKPFAEVTDEDWQLFFDVNVMSAVRLSRQLLPEMLARGWGRIVFVSSESGVNVPADMLHYGVTKAALLALSNGLAKLTRGTEVTVNALVGGPTYSDGVATAVRSIAETQGVSEADLKAAIARGNTTSLVQRFLEPAELASFTTYLASPLSAATNGSALRADGGTLVQLL
- a CDS encoding GNAT family N-acetyltransferase, producing the protein MELNQVDPESPDARRCLAAYVCELNRRAPRRGFDPRQGATAEPHEVRPPHGAFVVAYLDGEAVGCGAVKHHPQHVSDIKRMWVAEAARGQGLGRRLLAHLEDLAREHGSTHVRLETNDVLREAIALYRSAGYLEVDRFNAEPFADRWFAKPLDPPPLAAIVPEP
- a CDS encoding GAF domain-containing protein, whose product is MALDTFPDLSHVVARSPRLDARWQRLMQSVGHMARDFTVAGRLERAVEATLETAGARLAAIALYREDGTIDHLVCSSTDPADLAEVRSRISGDAGSSTQPGSEPVLELPVHSEKGELLGRLWAFGRSDSSAREFSPDDRLLAENLADTAGVAVACATAHEQAHYRGNWLDAMATISLELMERDYQPVRVAQHIAELVQRLTGARTVTVEVPDPDDPAQLEVRVAAGAGADQLIGTTFARAGTLEDEAMGTGEGQQSRDGTRPSAHRAPDIGEVLAAPLQGGPTGSRGVIVASRGAGQPGFRRSDLVMLEDFARQVVRTLETSNLRRAEEQLKLVEERDRIAKALQDNVIQRLFALGLQLQHLNRSRLQLGEIDELLSDLDESIRQIRTALTM
- a CDS encoding nuclear transport factor 2 family protein is translated as MDSDTEDVVRGYYAVACDLGSTEDDLRALLSPDLRVVEHPNALTPGGAVRDLQTTLSGFRAGKSLLREQVFEVHEILTAGERAAVRATWRGTVGMDAGPYPAGLELVADVAALLTIRDGLVVDQETFDCYRPWS
- a CDS encoding MarR family winged helix-turn-helix transcriptional regulator, which gives rise to MEDSLPSLDLSSALTLLGDAVSRAVVGALKGTGLRHGHGYLVQRLLVGPATATELADELGITQQAVSKTVKELIDLGHLETVPDPTDHRRRPVRLTPRGVEAVERARAARTEVESRIRAALGQERTDRAMADIQAMLNALGLSEDIRRRTVSPPGPEL